In Archangium violaceum, the following are encoded in one genomic region:
- a CDS encoding serine/threonine protein kinase, whose protein sequence is MAEVFQVRAKASTQRSPGEPEEVVLKRLLPTYRNDGAYVKAFVDEAKLTVRLRHPHIVRTFRLFKAGPDYLMVQELVAGRTLGFMQELLMKAGAAMPPAAACYITWCVLKALDYVHRAKAGEGGATIVHRDVNPANILLSVAGDVKLTDFGVADVEGVMRGDTGALRGTVSYMSPEQVLGQPVDTRSDLYSVGVILWELLSNRRLFTGDGEAELMHRVRDARAPLLSSVQPELPDYAVQVVRKALFADKARRFQSAAEFIRALEVLSRRTGWPLTVDALKPLLGG, encoded by the coding sequence ATGGCCGAGGTGTTCCAGGTGCGAGCGAAGGCCTCGACGCAGCGCTCGCCCGGGGAGCCCGAGGAGGTGGTGCTCAAGCGGCTGCTGCCCACGTACCGCAACGATGGCGCGTACGTGAAGGCCTTCGTCGACGAGGCGAAGCTCACCGTGCGCCTGCGCCACCCGCACATCGTCCGCACCTTCCGTCTCTTCAAGGCCGGGCCGGACTACCTGATGGTGCAGGAGCTGGTGGCGGGCCGGACGCTGGGCTTCATGCAGGAGCTGCTGATGAAGGCGGGCGCAGCGATGCCTCCGGCGGCGGCCTGCTACATCACCTGGTGCGTCCTCAAGGCGCTGGACTACGTCCACCGCGCCAAGGCGGGCGAGGGCGGTGCCACCATCGTCCACCGCGACGTCAACCCCGCCAACATCCTGCTGAGCGTGGCCGGGGACGTGAAGCTCACCGACTTCGGCGTGGCGGACGTGGAAGGGGTGATGCGCGGGGACACGGGCGCGCTGCGCGGCACGGTGTCGTACATGAGCCCGGAGCAGGTGCTGGGCCAGCCGGTGGACACGCGCAGCGACCTGTACTCGGTGGGCGTCATCCTCTGGGAGCTGCTGTCCAACCGGCGCCTGTTCACCGGGGACGGCGAGGCGGAGCTGATGCACCGGGTGCGCGACGCTCGGGCGCCGCTGCTGTCCAGCGTGCAGCCGGAGCTGCCGGACTACGCGGTGCAGGTGGTGCGCAAGGCGCTCTTCGCGGACAAGGCGCGCCGCTTCCAGTCGGCGGCGGAGTTCATCCGCGCCCTGGAGGTGCTGTCGCGCCGCACCGGGTGGCCGCTCACGGTGGATGCGCTCAAGCCGCTCCTGGGGGGCTGA
- the glgA gene encoding glycogen synthase GlgA — protein sequence MKILYVASEVTPFSKTGGLGDVAGALPAELAALGHEVKVVTPRYASIQDSRLTPTGHHLELRFPFGLERGPILSLRQAPNLEILFLENEHFYGRSGIYGDTWGEFGDNHRRFAYLSIGALQLAQRLRFFPDIIHLNDWQTGLTAVALQRGFQGTALARSKTVLTIHNLAYQGQFGKHVMDELGLPWDLFNAEHGLEFWDAVNFLKGGIQFSDALTTVSPTYAKEIQEPEGGASLDGLLRRRRGVLTGIINGIDVHEWNPEADTYLPARYGANDLSGKAVCRRALLRQAGLREDTDAPVFGIVSRLAWQKGVDLLLEVMPQALQSDIRFVAVGSGEARFEDGLRALQHQFPEQVGTYIGFDQGLSHLVEAGSDFFIMPSRYEPCGLNQMYSLRYGTVPIVRATGGLVDTVDGSMDGDGILFEAFHPAALLAALRRAQALYAEPERLLSFRRRGMGRDFSWAASARKYERLFASLLTE from the coding sequence ATGAAGATTCTCTACGTGGCCTCCGAAGTCACACCCTTCTCCAAGACGGGTGGGCTCGGGGACGTAGCCGGTGCCCTTCCCGCGGAGCTCGCGGCGCTCGGCCACGAGGTCAAGGTCGTCACCCCCCGGTACGCCTCCATCCAGGACTCGCGTCTCACCCCCACCGGTCACCACCTGGAGCTGCGCTTCCCCTTCGGCCTCGAGCGCGGTCCCATCCTCTCCCTCCGCCAGGCCCCCAACCTGGAAATCCTCTTCCTGGAGAACGAGCACTTCTACGGCCGCTCCGGCATCTACGGCGACACCTGGGGCGAGTTCGGTGACAACCACCGGCGCTTCGCCTACCTCTCCATCGGCGCCCTCCAGCTCGCCCAGCGGCTGCGCTTCTTCCCGGACATCATCCACCTCAACGACTGGCAGACCGGGTTGACGGCCGTGGCGCTCCAGCGCGGCTTCCAGGGCACCGCCCTGGCCCGCTCCAAGACGGTGCTCACCATCCACAACCTCGCCTACCAGGGCCAGTTCGGGAAGCACGTCATGGACGAGCTCGGGCTGCCGTGGGACCTCTTCAACGCCGAGCACGGGCTCGAGTTCTGGGACGCGGTGAACTTCCTCAAGGGCGGCATCCAGTTCTCCGACGCCCTCACCACCGTCTCGCCTACCTATGCCAAGGAGATCCAGGAGCCCGAGGGCGGTGCCAGCCTCGATGGGTTGCTGCGCCGCCGGCGCGGGGTGCTCACCGGCATCATCAACGGCATCGACGTGCACGAGTGGAACCCGGAGGCGGACACGTATCTCCCCGCCCGCTATGGGGCCAACGACCTGAGCGGCAAGGCCGTCTGCCGGCGCGCGCTGCTGCGCCAGGCCGGGCTGCGCGAGGACACCGACGCCCCCGTGTTCGGCATCGTCTCGCGGCTGGCCTGGCAGAAGGGCGTGGACCTGCTGCTGGAGGTGATGCCCCAGGCCCTCCAGTCCGACATCCGCTTCGTCGCGGTGGGCAGCGGCGAGGCCCGCTTCGAGGACGGGCTGCGCGCCCTCCAGCACCAGTTCCCCGAGCAGGTGGGCACGTACATCGGCTTCGACCAGGGGCTGTCCCACCTGGTGGAGGCGGGGTCGGACTTCTTCATCATGCCCAGCCGCTACGAGCCGTGCGGCCTCAACCAGATGTACTCGCTGCGCTACGGCACCGTGCCCATCGTCCGCGCCACCGGTGGACTCGTGGACACGGTGGACGGAAGCATGGACGGGGATGGCATCCTCTTCGAGGCCTTCCACCCGGCGGCGCTCCTGGCGGCGCTGCGGCGCGCCCAGGCCCTCTACGCCGAGCCGGAGCGGCTGCTGTCCTTCCGGCGCAGGGGCATGGGCCGGGACTTCTCCTGGGCCGCTTCCGCCCGGAAATACGAGCGCCTCTTCGCCTCCCTGCTGACGGAATAG
- the pdxH gene encoding pyridoxamine 5'-phosphate oxidase, with protein sequence MVGGVELPKDPIERFAALYEEAKRVIPVDPNAMVVASVGPDGKPSTRVVLLKDFDARGFVFYTNLESRKGRELLAHPWSALCFFWQPLERQVRVEGRVERVSDAEADAYFQSRPRGSQVGAWASLQSQPLPSREELEARVEEVTRKYEGKQVPRPAHWSGLRVVPERIEFWHARPSRLHDRLVYIREGSGWRTEVLYP encoded by the coding sequence ATGGTAGGGGGCGTGGAGCTACCCAAGGATCCGATCGAACGTTTCGCGGCCCTCTATGAGGAGGCGAAGCGCGTCATACCGGTGGACCCCAACGCCATGGTGGTGGCGTCGGTGGGGCCTGACGGCAAACCGTCCACGCGCGTGGTGCTGTTGAAGGACTTCGACGCGAGGGGCTTCGTCTTCTACACCAACCTGGAGAGCCGCAAGGGGCGGGAGCTGCTGGCGCACCCGTGGTCAGCCCTGTGCTTCTTCTGGCAGCCGCTGGAGCGGCAGGTGCGGGTGGAGGGGCGGGTGGAGCGGGTATCGGACGCGGAAGCGGACGCATACTTCCAGAGCCGGCCGAGGGGGAGCCAGGTGGGGGCGTGGGCGAGCCTGCAGAGCCAGCCGTTGCCCTCGAGGGAGGAGTTGGAGGCGAGGGTGGAGGAAGTGACGCGCAAGTACGAGGGCAAGCAGGTGCCGAGGCCCGCGCACTGGTCGGGACTGAGGGTGGTGCCGGAGCGAATCGAGTTCTGGCACGCGAGACCGAGCCGTCTGCATGACCGGCTCGTCTACATAAGGGAGGGAAGCGGCTGGAGAACGGAAGTCCTCTACCCGTAG
- a CDS encoding SDR family oxidoreductase, with protein sequence MRYAITGASRGLGLEFVRQLLHRGDSIDAGVRAPSDARHLQELARSSDGRLRVHPLDVSDPRSVRDFAASLGERQPLDVLINSAGVFGKNQPLSGLDFDDVAGTLAVNTFGPLRLTAALLPSLRLGSARRVVHITSGMGSIADNGMGGFYGYRLSKAALNMAMRNMHLELRGEGFVTIALNPGWVQTDMGGPQAPLRPEQSVRSMLEVIDRLSDEHGGRFFDHDGQELPW encoded by the coding sequence ATGCGCTATGCCATCACAGGAGCCAGTCGCGGTCTGGGTCTCGAGTTCGTTCGTCAGTTGCTCCACCGGGGTGATTCCATCGACGCGGGCGTCCGCGCCCCCTCCGACGCCCGCCACCTCCAGGAGCTCGCTCGCTCCTCCGACGGCCGCCTCCGCGTCCACCCGCTCGATGTCTCGGATCCTCGGAGTGTGAGGGACTTCGCCGCCTCCTTGGGCGAGCGCCAGCCCCTCGACGTCCTCATCAACAGCGCCGGCGTCTTCGGCAAGAACCAGCCCCTGTCCGGACTCGACTTCGACGACGTCGCCGGCACCCTCGCCGTCAACACCTTCGGGCCCCTGCGTCTCACCGCCGCTCTGTTGCCCTCACTGCGGCTCGGTTCGGCGCGCCGCGTCGTCCATATCACCTCGGGCATGGGCTCCATCGCCGACAACGGCATGGGCGGGTTCTACGGCTACCGCCTCTCCAAGGCCGCCCTCAACATGGCCATGCGCAACATGCACCTGGAGCTGCGCGGCGAGGGCTTCGTCACCATCGCCCTCAACCCGGGCTGGGTCCAGACCGATATGGGCGGGCCCCAGGCTCCTCTTCGCCCCGAGCAGTCCGTTCGCTCCATGCTCGAAGTCATCGACCGGCTCTCCGATGAGCACGGGGGCCGGTTCTTCGACCACGATGGGCAGGAGTTGCCCTGGTAA
- the hemG gene encoding protoporphyrinogen oxidase — protein MSVVIIGGGVSGLTLAHGLRARGAEVTLLEAGARLGGNIQTRKREGFITEAGPNSFVDREPSLRELAASLGIEGRIRAADPGAKRRYLYTRGKLRALPMSPPAFLKSDILPLGAKLRMAGELFTRRAPEGDESLAAFGRRHVGKVATEVLVDAMQTGIYAGDVEALSVGAVFPRVVELEKKHRSLVLGMARARAEERKALPPGEGAPKPSGAVCSFDGGLEVLVEALARALGPAARTGARVTGLRREGTGWKLAVEEHGRQAELEADQVVLAVPAYVAAGLLRPLDEKLATRMEGIAYAPIAVVHLGFAPGSMPPPDGFGFLVPTVERRRILGTIHASSTFPWRAEGGRILYTCMVGGAKRPDLVELDEEALVTLVREELRELAGVTAEPIFSEVIQWKRGIPQYNVGHLDRVAAIDEGVARWPGLHLTGNAYKGIGILDCIVHAKSLVDTLAR, from the coding sequence ATGAGCGTCGTGATCATCGGAGGAGGGGTCAGCGGGTTGACACTGGCCCATGGGCTGCGCGCGAGGGGAGCCGAGGTGACGCTGTTGGAGGCGGGGGCGCGGCTGGGGGGCAACATCCAGACGAGGAAGAGGGAGGGCTTCATCACGGAGGCGGGCCCGAACAGCTTCGTGGACCGGGAGCCGAGCCTGAGGGAGCTGGCGGCGAGCCTGGGAATCGAGGGGCGTATCCGAGCGGCGGACCCGGGGGCGAAGAGGCGCTACCTCTACACGCGAGGGAAGCTGAGGGCGCTGCCGATGTCGCCGCCGGCCTTCCTGAAGTCGGACATCCTCCCACTGGGAGCGAAGCTCCGGATGGCGGGGGAGCTGTTCACGCGGCGTGCGCCCGAGGGGGACGAGTCGCTGGCGGCCTTCGGGCGCCGACATGTGGGGAAGGTGGCCACAGAGGTGCTGGTGGATGCGATGCAGACGGGCATCTACGCGGGGGACGTGGAGGCGCTGAGCGTGGGGGCGGTGTTCCCGCGGGTGGTGGAGCTGGAGAAGAAGCACCGGAGCCTGGTGCTGGGCATGGCGAGGGCGAGGGCGGAGGAGCGCAAGGCGCTGCCGCCGGGAGAGGGGGCGCCGAAGCCGTCGGGGGCGGTGTGCTCGTTCGACGGAGGCCTGGAGGTGCTGGTGGAAGCGCTGGCTCGGGCGCTGGGGCCTGCGGCGCGGACGGGTGCGCGAGTGACGGGGCTGAGGCGGGAGGGGACGGGCTGGAAGCTGGCGGTGGAGGAGCACGGACGGCAGGCGGAGCTGGAGGCGGACCAGGTGGTGCTGGCAGTGCCGGCGTACGTGGCGGCGGGGCTGCTGAGGCCGCTGGACGAGAAGCTGGCGACGCGAATGGAGGGCATCGCGTACGCGCCGATCGCGGTGGTGCACCTGGGCTTCGCGCCGGGCTCGATGCCGCCTCCGGACGGCTTCGGCTTCCTGGTGCCCACGGTGGAGCGGAGACGCATCCTCGGCACGATCCACGCCTCGTCGACGTTCCCCTGGCGGGCGGAGGGAGGACGCATCCTCTATACGTGCATGGTGGGAGGGGCGAAGAGGCCGGACCTTGTGGAGCTGGACGAAGAGGCGCTGGTGACGCTGGTGCGCGAGGAGCTGCGGGAGCTGGCCGGGGTGACGGCCGAGCCCATCTTCTCGGAGGTCATCCAGTGGAAGCGGGGCATCCCCCAGTACAACGTGGGGCACCTGGACCGGGTGGCGGCGATCGACGAGGGAGTGGCGCGCTGGCCGGGGCTGCACCTGACGGGCAACGCCTACAAGGGCATCGGCATCCTCGACTGCATCGTCCACGCGAAGTCGCTGGTGGACACGCTCGCGCGCTGA
- a CDS encoding sensor histidine kinase has product MNEGSIVRATLKALLVPRRLIPIVLVSLPLVAAQARFSHQSMAGPLGVLMCAVCVAVAPVSYRVIFPEGLDFSHGGIRLLLYATVGVGVVLSVGVVLPQLLDIGRTFLTDRYSLAVCMALFLVGGWGLGRDIGFEESLARERARAARLELEAEQAQLLALRSHLDPHFLFNTLNAIAEWCQTDGAVAEAAVLRLSAMLRSVLAGVRAATWPLERELELVRTLFDLHLLRDPGLFQLSVEVEPGLESFPVPPLVLLPLAENAVKHGPAAGHRGPITLTVRARGDELAFTLENPGASKGPREGSSGLPTVERRLALAYAGRASLALTSEAERTRVAVTLPRSGPVPGIIT; this is encoded by the coding sequence ATGAACGAAGGCTCCATCGTCCGCGCCACGCTCAAGGCGCTCCTGGTGCCCAGGCGGCTCATCCCGATCGTGCTCGTGAGCCTGCCGCTGGTGGCGGCGCAGGCGCGCTTCAGCCACCAGAGCATGGCGGGCCCGCTGGGCGTGCTGATGTGCGCCGTGTGCGTGGCGGTGGCCCCGGTGTCCTACCGCGTCATCTTCCCCGAGGGACTCGACTTCAGCCACGGAGGCATCCGGCTGCTGCTCTACGCCACGGTGGGAGTGGGCGTCGTGCTCTCGGTGGGCGTGGTGCTGCCGCAGTTGCTGGACATCGGGCGCACCTTCCTGACGGACCGGTACAGCCTGGCGGTGTGCATGGCGCTGTTCCTGGTGGGCGGATGGGGACTGGGGAGGGACATCGGCTTCGAGGAGAGCCTCGCCCGAGAGAGGGCCCGTGCGGCGCGGCTCGAGCTGGAGGCGGAGCAGGCGCAGCTGCTGGCGCTGCGCAGCCACCTGGATCCGCACTTCCTCTTCAACACGCTGAACGCCATCGCTGAGTGGTGCCAGACGGATGGAGCGGTGGCCGAGGCGGCCGTGCTGAGACTCTCCGCCATGCTGCGCAGCGTGCTGGCCGGGGTGAGGGCCGCCACCTGGCCGCTGGAGCGCGAGCTGGAGCTGGTGCGCACGCTGTTCGACCTGCACCTGCTGAGAGATCCGGGCCTCTTCCAGCTCTCGGTGGAGGTGGAACCAGGCCTGGAGTCATTCCCCGTACCGCCGCTGGTGCTGCTGCCACTGGCGGAGAACGCGGTGAAGCACGGGCCCGCCGCCGGCCACCGCGGGCCCATCACCCTCACGGTGAGGGCACGAGGCGACGAGCTCGCCTTCACCCTGGAGAACCCCGGCGCCTCCAAGGGGCCGCGCGAGGGAAGCAGTGGACTGCCCACGGTGGAGCGCCGACTCGCGCTCGCCTACGCCGGACGCGCGAGCCTCGCGCTGACCAGCGAAGCCGAGCGCACCCGGGTGGCCGTCACCCTGCCCCGCTCCGGCCCCGTGCCCGGCATCATTACTTGA